The genomic interval CGGCACTACACCCTGCCCGCCTTCGTCGGACCCGATACCCTCGTGATCATCTCGAGCTATTCGGGGAACACCGAAGAGACGAACACGGCGCACCGCGAAGCCATCAAGCGGAAGGCGCGTATCCTGGTCATCTCGTCGAACGGCATCGCCGAGAAACTCGCGCTCAAAATGAAGTCGCCCTTCATCAAGGTCCCCGGCGGCCTCCCGCCCCGCGCCGCCGTCGGCTACTCGTTCTTCCCGCTGCTCCTCGCCCTGATCAAACTCGGCTTCATCAAGAACCGCCCGAAGGATATCAAAGAAACGGTCACCCTTCTCCAGTCGAAGGCGGCGGTCTATACCCTCCCCGATCCCGCGCAGAACCCCGCCCTCGCCCTGGCCCAGGAACTCAAGAACCGCCTCGTGATCACGTACTCCTCCACGGAACGGTTCGACGCGATCAACACCCGCTGGCGCGGACAGATCGCCGAGAACGCGAAATCCCTCGCCTTCGGCCATGTCCTCCCGGAGATGAACCACAATGAGCTCGTCGGCTGGAAGGTGCTGACGGAACCTATGGCGGACATGCACGTGTTGTTCCTGAGAGACAAGCAGGACCACCCCCGCGTGCAGATCCGCATGGGTATCACCAAAGAGATCATCGCACGCCAGACCGAACACTGCACGGACGTGTGGAGCGAAGGAACGAGCCTGCTTGCCCGCATGTTCTCGCTGCTGTACCTGGGCGATTGGGTGAGCTACTATATGGCGATCCTCCACGAGGAAGACCCGACGCCGGTGGCGGTGATCAATCATCTCAAAAATGAGCTGGGGAAGGTGAAATGAGGAAGCAACACTATATCGCTCTGGGCGTGGCCGTATTCACCGTGGCACTCATCTTTGTGGCGACGGTCTTCCGGAGTGGAACCTCTTGGTAGAGGACTTGATTATCCATTATCCATGGATAATGGATAATCGATAATGACGCAAAGCGAAGCCCGGGTTGTTCCCGGGCTTTGCTGTTTCATGAGCGCGTGGCACGGATGCCACAGCGTGGTCCATTTCGTCGCATTCCCACCGACCACTTCGCTCCACGCCTTGCAAGTTCTTCGGAAACTCTCTACAATGGTCACGGTACCCTGAGGAGCCTACGGAAACTGTCGGGCCGGCCATGACGCGTACGTCTGTCAATCTGATCATTCTCCTCGCTCTCCTGATCCTCCCTTCCACCCTCTCCGCCCAGTTCTTCTACTTCGGGCGGAACAAGGTGCAGTACACCGATTTTGCCTGGCATGTGCTCAAGACCGAGCACTTCGATATCTACTACTATCCCGAAATGAAGGACCTCGCGGAACGCGGAGCGTTCTTTGCCGAGGAGGCGTACCGTGATCTGGAAGTGAAGTTCAACCACTCCCTCAACATGCGCGTCCCCCTCATCCTCTACAGCTCACACCTCCACTTTCAGCAAACGAACACCACGGGCGGCTTCATCCCCGAAGGCGTCGGCGGGTTCTTCGAGTTCCTCAAAGGGCGCGTCGTCATACCTTCCGATGGCTCGGTCTACCAGTTCCGGCATGTGATACGCCACGAACTCGTCCATGTCTTCATGCACAGC from Ignavibacteriota bacterium carries:
- a CDS encoding bifunctional phosphoglucose/phosphomannose isomerase yields the protein MINEAIARIDRANMFKLVREFPAQVAEALEIGAKATVKMKVTGVKNIVVCGLGGSAIGGDLLRSYLGGEIGVPIIVNRHYTLPAFVGPDTLVIISSYSGNTEETNTAHREAIKRKARILVISSNGIAEKLALKMKSPFIKVPGGLPPRAAVGYSFFPLLLALIKLGFIKNRPKDIKETVTLLQSKAAVYTLPDPAQNPALALAQELKNRLVITYSSTERFDAINTRWRGQIAENAKSLAFGHVLPEMNHNELVGWKVLTEPMADMHVLFLRDKQDHPRVQIRMGITKEIIARQTEHCTDVWSEGTSLLARMFSLLYLGDWVSYYMAILHEEDPTPVAVINHLKNELGKVK